TGCCCGCTGGCGAGATGCCGGTCGGCGAGAAGCCCATACCCAGAGTGAACGTGGTCATGTGCTGCCAGAACGCCGGGTCTTCCGTGCTGGTCGGCACTTCGTTGGGCGTACTGCCGCGCAAGTCGGTCACCCAGTACTTCATCGCCACGTCGGCAAGTGTGTCCGATGTGCTGTCCGAATACGGTGCGGCAGGCGTGTAGGTATAGGTCTGGTTATTGCTGCCGCTCAGCGTCGCCTTGGTGTTGTCCACATTGCCGATATTGCTGGGCGTACTGCCATTCCAGAAGCCATCGGTGGTCAAGATGCTGTATGACTGTCGGCAGGCAAGCTCGGTGTCGGTGCCGCTGACGTACCCGGACTCACCATCCAGAGTCAACCAAGGCTGCTGGGTACCGTAATATTTGCCCACGGCATTCAATGCGCCACGCAGTGGCGTCCAGCTCGTGGGTTTCGTGCCTGCCAGCCAATTCCACAGCTTGCTTTTTTGCGTACCGACGGTGCCATCGCCAAATGGCTTTACCAGCGCGATACCCGTCTGGTACGTGTCCCCATGCGCGGAAGTGGTGAAAGCATAATAGTCGTCCCCCAAGGAGCTTGAGCTCGCATTGCTTCCGCCGATCGACCCGAAGCCCACGCGAAAATTCGAGTCCACTCCGGAAAACGCGCTCATGACGCCGCTCTTGGCCATCAGCATGCGCGTGCGGTAATACGAAAACCAATTCGCGACATTCTGCTGCGCCGCACTGCTGTCATCGCAGACAGCCTGGCTCGCCGAAGGCAGCGACGCGCAGTCACCGCTCTGTCCTACATAGTGGGACGTGTTGCTGGTGCCTGTGGTGTAGGTGAAAAAGTACTTGTAGCTATACGTGGTGGCCGTGCAGGTGTTGCTGCCGTCAGGACCACTGTCGCCATAGTTACACGCATATTGGGGGGCGTAGTAGGTGTAGCCGTTCCAACTGCTATGCCGGCACTGCCCCTTATAGGTGCCGGAAGTCATCAATGTATCGCCCGAGTTGCAACTGAGCGTAGCCGCATACGTGCTCGTGCTGGCGATGGTGAACCTCGTGAAGTAGTTGAAACTTCCCTTGAACTGAGTCACATCGGTCGTGCTCGTATCGCGGAAGCCATCCTTGTAAGCACCCGTGATACTCGGCGAATTTGGATACAGCGTGCCGTCGGCTTTTGGCGGCGGGGTATAAGTCACGGTCGGGTTGTAATACACGCCGTTTATGCCTGAATTGCGTTTGCCGCCAAGGCTCGTATCGCTCAGATCATCCGGCATGTAGTCGTTATCCATCGACCCCGAATCGTCCAGCATCAGCACGACATTCGGCGGCAGCGGCTTCTGGATGATCAGTGGCGCCTGCTCGACGGGGACGGTGGCCAGCGCGGGCGAGAAGGCGACGCCCAGCACCCACACGGACAGGCCGGCCGACAGCACCCTGCCGAAGAAACAGCCGGGCCCGCGATGCGGATGGAAGGTGATGTTCATGGCGATTCCGCTCCTGGGTGGTGCGGCATGGGTCGGCCCATGCGATCTTGTCTTTTGTCTGTGCCTTGACGATCAGCGCTGCTTGATCGTCGCCTGCAACATCACCACGGCACGGTCGCCGACCACGGCGGGGTCGCCGCTGCGCGCAGTGATGCGGTAGTACACCGCCGTGGTGGATGTTCCCTGCGCGCCGTAATTCTGCGAGTTGGCGCTCTGGTTGAAACCGGTGCTGGAGGTGGTATCGACCCAGTTGCCCATGTTCTCCACCACGTACTGCGGCTGGCCGGCGGCGACGCTGCCGACCGTGAACTGCCCCGCCGCGGTGCCGGCGGCTACCGTCTGGATCTTGCCGGTCGGGAACTGGGGATCGGTGAACGGATTGCCCAGGCACACCACGCTGGCGGCCTGGCAGTTGCGCGCGATGATGCCGGGATTGGTGGGAACCAGGGCGGCCGCTGCACGCATGGCCGCCTCGGCATTCTGGAAGGCGACCTGGCGGTCGTACAGGTTGTTCGCCATCTTCTGCTGCATGACGGTGCCGCGTACCGCGGCCAGCCCGACCAGGGTGATCACCACCAGCAGGATCAGCGCCACCACCAGCGCCGCTCCGCGCTGGTCGGCGCGACGCGACGGCGAAAAGCCGCCACGGCAGCATGGTTGCGTCGCGAACATGGATGAGGGTGCGGGAACACGGTTCATGTCAGTTCACCCGGTTGCGCACGGTGGTGGTGGCGGTGAAGGTGCGCGTCAGCGGCTTGACGTCGGTGCCGGCGCGCTGGTCGGCGCTTTGCAGCGTTAGCTTGACCTGCACGGCATCGACCACGGCCCAATTGGCGATCGAGCTGGCGGCCACGAACGCGGCATCGCCCTTCGCGTGGTAGCGGATGGTCATGTCAGTGACGTCACGCACCATTTCCTGCGGCGTGCCGAGAAACACGTTTTCCTTCGCGTCAGGGGCGGACAGCGCAACCCGGTACAGGGAGCGTCCCTGGACTGGATTGTTGCCGATGTACCAGTCGGCGGCGCCCAGCTTGGCGATCTGCGAGTTGTTGCCGAACTGGTAGAGGTTGCCGTTGGTGCTGCTGCAGTCGCTGGGGTAGCCCAGGCCCTTCGAGCAGTTGCCGGGGTTGACCGTGTTGCCGGTGTTGTGCACGAAGGTGACGGTGTTGTTGTTGTAGTTGCTGATCTGCACCATCACCGCATGGTCGGGATCGCACACGATGACGATGTCGCCGGACTGCAGGTTGGTGGTCTTGTCGTTGAGCTTGAAGTTCGCCGCCGGCTCCTTGTCTTCCGCCACGCTCATGCCGTCGTCGATCGCGCCGAGGACCTGCACGGAATCGGTGCCGGCGACCCGCTGGCCCGCGGCGGTGCCGAACACGCCTCCCGTCGCCGGGTCACCCTGGTTGCCGCTGTAGCCACGCAGGGCATTGGCCCAGTTCGCCCACCAGTCGGTACCGCTGTTGTTGAGCACGTTGGCCATGCGGTCGCCGTTGTTGCACGGGTTGAGCCCAGCATTGCGGATGTCGCGCGCCATCAGCTCGAATGCGATGCGCGAACCGTCCTGCACGTCGCCGAGCGCCTGATTGGTGCGGTAGGTGCGCTGGTTGGCCAGGAACACGCTGGTCACGCCGGCGATGACGATCAGGCCAAGCAGCATCGCGACCATCAGTTCGATCAGGGTGAAACCGGCAAGCGGCTTCATCGACTTGGGCATGTGACGGGCCGCGCCACGGCGGATCATGGAATGACTGCTCATAGCATGGCCCTGGTGACGACTTGCTGTTGGTTGGTGCCGCCTACGCCCGCCCTGCTGTCGTCGAACGTGATGGTGACGGTGCAGTCGGCGCTGGCCGTACCGACGGCCGTGCAGGCGATGCTGCCGGTGGTGCTGGCGACTGCGCCCAGGCTCTTGTTGCCGAGCCCCTGGCTGCACCACTGGTTGAGCTGGACGCTGGCCAGGGAACCGCTTGCCGCCGGGCAGGCGTTGGCTGCAATCGGCGTGGACGTGTTGTAGTCGCCGTTGCGGGCACCACCGATGTCCGCACGCATCGCATCCAGGATCGAATAGCTGGCGACCGTGACCATGCTGCGCGCCATCGCGCTGTTGTTGGTGGAGAGCGACATGGCCTGCAGCGCGGCGATGCCGAGGAAGGCGATGGACAGCACCAGCACGGCGATCAGCACCTCGATCAGGCCGACGCCGGACTGCGCCACGATACGCGGCATGGCTGGAACAGGGCGGAGGCTCACGGGCAGGCTCCCGAACTGGGGGTGGACACGAGGATCGAGCCGGCCGTCATCGTGATCACGCGATGGTTGTTGGTGCTCATCTGGCTGGTGCAAATGTCGGCCACCGTACCGCTGTAGGGGCTCGTGGTACCGACGGCCTGCCCCAGCCCCTGCCCTCCGAAACGGATCGCCTTCACGTCGCCCTTCAGCTGCACGGCCCCGGTGATGCCGACTGTGCCAGCCAGTACCTGAGAGGGTGTCGTGCCCGCCATGGCGTAGACCGCGCCGACCTCAGTGCCACACTTGGTGCCCAACGCATCGGTCGTGGTGTTGGCACTGGCCGAGTTGCTGCACAACTGGGTATTCGCGTTGCGCTTGACCGCTTCCATCCGCGCCACGTGGACCGCATTGATGATGTCGTTGGCGGTGGTGTTGAGCTTGTTGGAAAGCGTCAGTGACTTGAAACTCGGCACCGCGATCATGATCAGCACCAGGGCCACGGCCATGGTGATCAGCAGCTCGACCAGGGTGAAGCCGCGCTCGCGCCGCCGCGCCGCGACCCGTACCGATCCGCACTCCAGCGAGCGACCGCCGAGATTCTTCGGCTTACGCGTTTCGATCAGCGAGACGCCTCGCTGACGCGACAAGACTTGCATGGAATTCTCCCTGATACCCCTGCAGCCACTGTACCTATCGGTCCCGCTCCGGCCAGCCTCCAGCCGACAGGCGGTAGCAATTGCCCGACAAGCGGCTGATGGCGGCGCAGAAAAGGTGATCGGGTTCACGCGCAGTCGGCCAGGGCGGCGGCGGCGATCGCATCGCAGCCATTCCAATCGCTACGGAGCGGCCTCGATTCGGTTCCTGCCGTTGTCCTTGGCGTGGTACAGCGCAGCGTCCGCGCGCCGCACCAGGGAAGCGGCCCCCGTATCGGCGTGCCTCAACTGGGCGACGCCGAGGCTGATCGAGAGCTGCAGTTCGATGCCGGCGACTGTCGGCCGCGCGGCAGCCACGTTGGCGCGCAGGCGCTCGGCCACCTGCAGGCCGCCCTCGAGATCGGTATCGGGCAGCATGACCAGAAACTCCTCGCCGCCCATGCGGCCAAGCCGATCGAACTGGCGCAGCGCTCCTTGGCAAGCCTGGACGATCTGCTCCAGCACCTGGTCGCCGACCGGATGACCATGCCTGTCGTTGACGCGCTTGAAGTGGTCGATGTCGAGCATGATCACGGTCAGCCAGCGATGGGTACGGCGTGCCTCGTCGACGGCCACGTGCAGCATGTGTTCGATATGACGGCGGTTGGAGATGCCGGTCAGCGGGTCGGTGAGGGCCAGCCGGTGCAGGCGGCGGCTCTGGCGCCATTGCCGCCATGCCAGCCAGAGCATCAGCACCAGCAGCACGCCGGCAAGCAGGATGGCCAGGCGCTGCCAGCTGCGAACGCGCTCCAGCGCAGCCAGTTGCTGCTCCTTGAGCATCTTGTCGGCGGCCAGCTTGCGGTTCTCCAACTCACGCCGTTCGGTATCGAACTGGTAGCTCATCAGAGTGGTGATCTGGGTCTTGGCCATGCGCGCCAGCGCAGCATCGGCCTTCATCTTGAGCTTGAGATCCGCCAGCGCAGCGGATGGCTTGCCCAACGCCTCCTGGTTCTTCGAGCGCTCCTCGTACAGTTCGGCCAGGTAACGCATGTTGTTGCTGTGCCTGACGTTCGCCTCGGCAACATCGAACTCGCGCGCGGCCAGCTCGCGCTGGCCCAGACCCGCATGGGCCTCGGCCGACTGCAGGGCCAGCATGCCGGTATTGGACTTGTCCGAGACGTCCTGGAATTCCCTGGCGGCGTGCTCCAGGTACTGCAGCGCCTCGGCGTACTGCTGCCGGGCATTGCTGCTCTCCGCCAATGCCAGCAGAGCGGCCCCCACGCTTTGCCGCGAACCGGTTTCACGCGCCAACGCCAGAGCCCGCTGCAGGGGCACAACCGCAGCGGCGGCATCGCCCCGCTCGGTTGCCAAAAACCCCAGCTGCAGGTTGACCACCATCTGTTCCTGCTTGTCCTGCTTGCGTTGCGCGAAGACCATCGACTGCCGCAGGTAGTCGCCGGCCTTGTCGTACTCCCCCAATCGCCGGTAGATGGTGGCGATGCTGATGAGATTGGACTGCGCGGCCGTCGTATTGCCCGCCACTTCATAGAGACGCTGCGCCTCCAGAAAATCGAACAGGGCTTTCGCCTGCTCGCCCAGCAACGACTGGGCGCTGCCGCGCCAGGTCAGTCCGTCGGCGATCAGGCGGCCGTTCTCCAGACGCCGCGCAATCCGGATGCCCTCCTCGTAAGCTGGCAGCGCGTCGCGCTCCGTGGTGACCCGGCCCTGGTAAAGGCCGCGGCAAATCTGGAAGTTGGCCTCCGCTTCCAGGTCGCCCGCCT
This window of the Rhodanobacter soli genome carries:
- the pilV gene encoding type IV pilus modification protein PilV, with protein sequence MPRIVAQSGVGLIEVLIAVLVLSIAFLGIAALQAMSLSTNNSAMARSMVTVASYSILDAMRADIGGARNGDYNTSTPIAANACPAASGSLASVQLNQWCSQGLGNKSLGAVASTTGSIACTAVGTASADCTVTITFDDSRAGVGGTNQQQVVTRAML
- a CDS encoding GspH/FimT family pseudopilin — its product is MQVLSRQRGVSLIETRKPKNLGGRSLECGSVRVAARRRERGFTLVELLITMAVALVLIMIAVPSFKSLTLSNKLNTTANDIINAVHVARMEAVKRNANTQLCSNSASANTTTDALGTKCGTEVGAVYAMAGTTPSQVLAGTVGITGAVQLKGDVKAIRFGGQGLGQAVGTTSPYSGTVADICTSQMSTNNHRVITMTAGSILVSTPSSGACP
- a CDS encoding PilW family protein, whose translation is MIRRGAARHMPKSMKPLAGFTLIELMVAMLLGLIVIAGVTSVFLANQRTYRTNQALGDVQDGSRIAFELMARDIRNAGLNPCNNGDRMANVLNNSGTDWWANWANALRGYSGNQGDPATGGVFGTAAGQRVAGTDSVQVLGAIDDGMSVAEDKEPAANFKLNDKTTNLQSGDIVIVCDPDHAVMVQISNYNNNTVTFVHNTGNTVNPGNCSKGLGYPSDCSSTNGNLYQFGNNSQIAKLGAADWYIGNNPVQGRSLYRVALSAPDAKENVFLGTPQEMVRDVTDMTIRYHAKGDAAFVAASSIANWAVVDAVQVKLTLQSADQRAGTDVKPLTRTFTATTTVRNRVN
- a CDS encoding sensor domain-containing diguanylate cyclase, with the translated sequence MLLLATALCAHAEPAAQASVRDTVAFDQLIRRLDNGEVALNSQASVDHTLDRLRALLPSNDAYRRRRYEYMYCFLAFDNDANGGYAYAGGGIEQARQAGDLEAEANFQICRGLYQGRVTTERDALPAYEEGIRIARRLENGRLIADGLTWRGSAQSLLGEQAKALFDFLEAQRLYEVAGNTTAAQSNLISIATIYRRLGEYDKAGDYLRQSMVFAQRKQDKQEQMVVNLQLGFLATERGDAAAAVVPLQRALALARETGSRQSVGAALLALAESSNARQQYAEALQYLEHAAREFQDVSDKSNTGMLALQSAEAHAGLGQRELAAREFDVAEANVRHSNNMRYLAELYEERSKNQEALGKPSAALADLKLKMKADAALARMAKTQITTLMSYQFDTERRELENRKLAADKMLKEQQLAALERVRSWQRLAILLAGVLLVLMLWLAWRQWRQSRRLHRLALTDPLTGISNRRHIEHMLHVAVDEARRTHRWLTVIMLDIDHFKRVNDRHGHPVGDQVLEQIVQACQGALRQFDRLGRMGGEEFLVMLPDTDLEGGLQVAERLRANVAAARPTVAGIELQLSISLGVAQLRHADTGAASLVRRADAALYHAKDNGRNRIEAAP
- a CDS encoding pilus assembly PilX family protein, with translation MNRVPAPSSMFATQPCCRGGFSPSRRADQRGAALVVALILLVVITLVGLAAVRGTVMQQKMANNLYDRQVAFQNAEAAMRAAAALVPTNPGIIARNCQAASVVCLGNPFTDPQFPTGKIQTVAAGTAAGQFTVGSVAAGQPQYVVENMGNWVDTTSSTGFNQSANSQNYGAQGTSTTAVYYRITARSGDPAVVGDRAVVMLQATIKQR